The following coding sequences lie in one bacterium genomic window:
- a CDS encoding MJ1477/TM1410 family putative glycoside hydrolase, producing the protein MKLKKKVSVAAVLIGAFLAVGCTGPTGGEGLNPADVNDWVYQLVDVDLGELGASAFDLVVMDYSSDGTETGEWTAAEIDGLRDRGGDQPKIALAYLSIGEAEDYRWYWQPDWEPGNPDWLGDENPDWPGNYLVRFWDPQWQAIVYAYLDKIIAQGFDGVYLDKLDSCWDLEDERESAPADMVAFAKAISDYGESKHNDFVCIVQNAAALADEFPEHPTNVDGIGQEELFFFATDDPRPEESGDDEGRLELEGYLDLFLDAGGIVLTVDYCDDPTNVDCVYQRSGGRGYVPYCTTVELDELRVNPGHEPD; encoded by the coding sequence ATGAAGCTAAAAAAAAAGGTCTCCGTAGCGGCGGTCCTCATCGGCGCCTTCCTCGCCGTCGGTTGCACCGGCCCGACCGGGGGCGAAGGCTTAAATCCGGCCGACGTGAACGACTGGGTCTACCAGCTCGTGGACGTGGACCTCGGAGAGCTCGGCGCCAGCGCCTTCGACCTGGTGGTGATGGATTACTCCTCCGACGGCACCGAGACCGGCGAATGGACGGCGGCGGAGATAGACGGGCTGCGCGACCGCGGCGGGGACCAGCCCAAGATAGCCCTGGCCTACCTCTCCATCGGCGAGGCCGAGGATTACCGCTGGTACTGGCAACCGGACTGGGAGCCGGGGAACCCCGACTGGCTGGGAGACGAGAACCCCGACTGGCCGGGTAACTACCTGGTGCGCTTCTGGGACCCCCAGTGGCAGGCCATCGTCTACGCCTACCTGGATAAAATCATCGCTCAGGGCTTCGACGGCGTGTACCTGGACAAGCTGGACTCCTGCTGGGACCTGGAGGACGAGCGGGAGAGCGCGCCGGCGGACATGGTCGCCTTCGCGAAGGCCATCTCCGACTACGGCGAATCGAAGCACAACGACTTCGTCTGCATCGTCCAGAACGCCGCCGCCCTGGCCGACGAATTCCCCGAGCACCCGACCAACGTGGACGGCATCGGGCAGGAGGAGCTCTTCTTCTTCGCCACCGACGACCCCCGTCCGGAGGAATCGGGCGACGACGAGGGCCGCCTCGAGCTGGAGGGCTACCTCGACCTCTTCCTGGACGCGGGCGGAATAGTGCTTACCGTGGACTACTGCGACGACCCGACCAACGTGGACTGCGTCTACCAGAGATCGGGCGGCCGAGGGTACGTGCCCTACTGCACCACGGTGGAGCTGGACGAGCTGCGGGTCAACCCCGGCCACGAGCCGGACTGA